Genomic window (Calditrichota bacterium):
AGGCGCTTCAGTCGCGTCCTCATTATTCCCCGGATGACTATCGGGTGCGGTGAATTTCGCCAGAACAACCCGTGATGCACCAGAATCGCGTCGGCTCCCTGCTTGATGGCGGCTTGGAAGAGACGGTCGCTGACCGACACGCCGGTGGCGATCTTCTTGATCTCAGCCTTGCCTTCGACCTGAATGCCATTGCGGCAGTAGTCCTCGAACTCCCCGCAAGCAAGTAGGTCGTTCAGGAATTCCTCGAGGCTACTTAGTTGCACCACTTCGCCTCCGGAAGAGTATCCTATCGAGGCTCCAGTTACCGGTATCGTGTGCCAGAAACATCAAGAGCCCGGCCAAGAGGCCAAGATTCTTCAGAAATTGGCCGATCTGCCGGGGATCGTCAAGGAAGTTGTGAAAGATCAGCGTCGTCGGGATCAGGAAGACGATCAGCGCTGCTGCGCCCCAGCGTCCCTTTAAGCCGAGGAGCAAGGCAAGCCCGCCTGCCAACTCAAGGAATATCGCTCCGGGCAAAAAGAATGGCTCGACTAATGGCATTCTATGTTCGATCATATTGCGGGCAGTCTCGTCCCATTTGACGATCTTATTGTAGCC
Coding sequences:
- a CDS encoding DoxX family protein is translated as MPVLNNLIPLLARLILTPIFLRSGYNKIVKWDETARNMIEHRMPLVEPFFLPGAIFLELAGGLALLLGLKGRWGAAALIVFLIPTTLIFHNFLDDPRQIGQFLKNLGLLAGLLMFLAHDTGNWSLDRILFRRRSGATK